The following are encoded together in the Bradyrhizobium algeriense genome:
- a CDS encoding MBL fold metallo-hydrolase gives MIFRQLFDSVSGTYSYLLASRAGGEALILDPVLEKADRYCQLLRELDLRLVKAVDTHLHADHVTGLGELRDRTQCITIMGEQSKADVVSMRVSDGDKVMIEGLSLDVMYTPGHTDDSYSYLMGDRVFTGDTLLIRGTGRTDFQNGSSRAQYESIFNRLLKLPDETMVFPAHDYKGDTVSTIGEERRYNPRLQVRSVDEYIELMANLKLPNPKMMDVAVPANMHVGLHQEDLAKQGLALSARDAINRLGRPDILLVDLRETSERAKHGTISGALHAPYPGIAESLKPGGMLREVAAATGRRVVFFCAFGERSAMAVTAAKNAGLANTAHIEGGIDAWKKVGGPVVMG, from the coding sequence ATGATCTTTCGTCAGCTCTTCGACAGTGTTTCGGGCACCTACAGCTACCTGCTGGCGAGCCGCGCCGGCGGCGAGGCGTTGATCCTCGACCCCGTGCTGGAGAAAGCCGACCGCTACTGCCAGCTGCTGCGCGAACTGGATTTGCGACTGGTGAAGGCGGTCGACACCCATCTGCACGCCGACCACGTCACGGGCCTCGGCGAACTGCGCGACCGCACCCAGTGCATCACCATCATGGGCGAGCAGAGCAAGGCCGACGTGGTGTCGATGCGGGTTTCCGACGGCGACAAGGTGATGATCGAGGGCCTCAGCCTCGACGTCATGTACACGCCCGGCCACACCGACGATTCCTACTCTTATTTGATGGGCGACCGCGTCTTCACCGGCGATACGCTTCTGATCCGTGGCACCGGCCGCACCGACTTTCAGAACGGCTCTTCGCGCGCGCAATACGAATCGATCTTCAACCGGCTGCTGAAATTGCCGGATGAAACCATGGTATTTCCCGCCCACGACTACAAGGGCGACACGGTTTCCACCATCGGCGAGGAGCGGCGTTACAATCCGCGTCTTCAAGTGCGCTCGGTCGACGAATATATCGAGCTGATGGCCAATCTGAAGCTGCCGAACCCGAAGATGATGGACGTGGCGGTGCCCGCCAACATGCATGTCGGCCTGCATCAGGAGGATCTCGCCAAGCAGGGGCTCGCGCTCTCTGCCCGCGACGCGATCAACCGTCTCGGCCGGCCCGACATCCTGCTGGTGGATTTGCGCGAAACCAGCGAGCGCGCCAAGCACGGCACGATCTCGGGCGCCCTGCATGCGCCCTATCCCGGCATCGCCGAGAGCCTCAAGCCCGGCGGCATGCTGCGCGAAGTCGCCGCCGCCACCGGCCGCCGCGTGGTGTTCTTCTGCGCCTTCGGCGAACGCTCTGCGATGGCGGTGACTGCCGCGAAGAACGCGGGGCTCGCCAACACCGCGCATATCGAGGGCGGTATCGATGCGTGGAAGAAGGTAGGTGGACCGGTGGTGATGGGGTGA
- the soxB gene encoding thiosulfohydrolase SoxB: MTIRRRDFLTLAGAATLSGSLPRLARGAENAGVYDLERFGNARILHITDTHAQLRPVFFREPSVNLGIGPMRGNPPHLVGRAFLDRFGIRPDSADAYAFTCIEFEKAAGRFGKLGGFAHLKTLVDRMRSEAGAGRALLLDGGDLWQGSGLSNTLQGADMVDAANLLGIEAMTGHWEFTYGEKALRANLERFKGEFLAQNVFLTEEAAFNDAKAFDPASGRVFKPSIIKEIGGHRIAVIGQAFPYVPIAHPKRFTPDWKFGIRDEELQKLVDIHRNTDKADAVILLSHNGMDVDLKLASRVTGIDVILGGHTHDAVPQPIAVTNPAGVTLVTNAGSNGKFLAVLDLEVGKGKVSNVRYRLLPVFSELLKPDPAMQALIDKIRAPHAATLDEKIAAADRLLYRRGNFSGSMDQLICDALLGELNAEIALSPGFRWGTTALAGQPLTMEDVMAQTAVTYPETYIQTMTGGQIKDVLEDICDNLFNADPYYQQGGDMVRVGGLAYTCSPNESVGKRISELKLDNGHALEAGKRYKVAGWASVNEQTGAPVWDVVAKHLRSGKPPNRSLPGVTLKGVEDNPGIAGQG; encoded by the coding sequence ATGACCATCCGCCGCCGCGATTTCCTGACGCTAGCGGGCGCCGCCACCCTGTCCGGCAGCCTGCCACGGCTGGCGCGCGGCGCCGAGAATGCGGGCGTTTACGATCTCGAGCGCTTCGGCAATGCCCGCATCCTGCACATCACCGATACCCATGCGCAGCTTCGGCCGGTGTTCTTCCGCGAGCCGAGCGTCAATCTCGGCATCGGACCGATGCGGGGCAACCCGCCGCATCTGGTCGGAAGGGCGTTTCTCGATCGCTTCGGCATCCGGCCCGACAGTGCCGACGCCTATGCTTTCACCTGCATCGAGTTCGAGAAGGCCGCCGGGAGATTCGGCAAGCTCGGCGGTTTTGCGCATCTCAAGACATTGGTCGACCGGATGCGCAGCGAGGCCGGCGCGGGGCGCGCGTTGCTGCTCGACGGCGGCGATCTCTGGCAGGGCAGCGGCCTTTCCAACACGCTGCAGGGCGCCGACATGGTCGACGCCGCCAACCTGCTCGGCATCGAGGCGATGACCGGCCATTGGGAATTCACCTATGGCGAAAAGGCGCTGCGCGCCAACCTCGAACGCTTCAAGGGCGAATTCCTGGCGCAGAACGTCTTTCTCACGGAAGAAGCCGCCTTCAACGACGCCAAGGCGTTCGATCCAGCCTCGGGACGCGTCTTCAAGCCGTCCATCATCAAGGAGATCGGCGGGCATCGCATCGCCGTGATCGGGCAGGCGTTCCCCTACGTGCCGATCGCGCACCCGAAGCGTTTCACGCCGGACTGGAAATTCGGCATCCGCGATGAAGAGCTGCAAAAGCTCGTCGATATCCATCGCAACACCGACAAGGCCGATGCCGTCATCCTGCTCTCGCATAACGGAATGGACGTCGACCTCAAGCTTGCCAGCCGCGTCACCGGCATCGACGTCATTCTCGGCGGCCATACCCACGACGCCGTGCCGCAGCCGATTGCCGTGACCAATCCGGCGGGCGTCACGCTCGTCACCAATGCCGGCTCGAACGGCAAGTTTCTGGCGGTGCTCGATCTCGAGGTCGGCAAGGGCAAGGTCAGCAACGTGCGATACCGGCTGCTCCCGGTGTTTTCGGAACTGCTGAAGCCCGATCCGGCGATGCAGGCGCTGATCGACAAGATACGCGCGCCGCATGCGGCGACGCTGGATGAAAAGATCGCCGCCGCCGACCGCCTGCTCTATCGCCGCGGCAATTTCAGCGGCAGCATGGATCAACTGATCTGCGACGCACTGCTCGGCGAACTGAACGCCGAGATAGCGCTGTCGCCGGGCTTCCGCTGGGGCACTACGGCGCTCGCAGGCCAGCCGCTGACCATGGAGGACGTGATGGCGCAGACCGCCGTCACCTATCCGGAGACCTACATCCAGACCATGACCGGCGGCCAGATCAAGGACGTGCTGGAAGACATCTGCGACAATCTCTTCAACGCCGATCCCTATTACCAGCAGGGCGGCGACATGGTGCGCGTCGGCGGGCTCGCCTACACCTGCAGTCCGAACGAGAGCGTGGGCAAGCGGATTTCCGAACTCAAGCTCGATAACGGCCACGCGCTGGAGGCCGGCAAGCGCTACAAGGTGGCGGGGTGGGCCTCGGTCAACGAGCAGACCGGCGCGCCGGTCTGGGACGTGGTCGCCAAACATCTGCGGTCGGGCAAGCCGCCCAACCGGTCGCTGCCTGGCGTCACGCTGAAAGGCGTCGAGGACAATCCGGGCATTGCGGGACAAGGATGA
- the soxA gene encoding sulfur oxidation c-type cytochrome SoxA: MKLRSAIYLASAALALAALTLAGSLPSDAADKIDPVADAKAFQKFFTDKFPKVKFEDFVNGPYSMNEDLHRQWQEKEQFPPYEFSLEMGKEMFSKPFKNGKSYEDCFPNKGIGIRQNYPYFDEKEGKVITLELALNRCREANGEPPYSYVKDEMAALTAYMAFTSRGKPMDIKIPNDPRALAAYENGKEYFYTRRGQLNFSCATCHVQSPGERIRAEILAPALGIVNAMPIYRSEWSGMGTTSRRFTTCNSQIRGVPLSPQDDEYRNVEYYLSYVSNGLPISGPGARP, encoded by the coding sequence ATGAAGCTGCGATCCGCGATCTATCTGGCGTCCGCCGCGCTTGCACTCGCAGCGCTGACGCTTGCGGGCAGCCTGCCCTCTGATGCCGCAGACAAGATCGACCCGGTCGCCGACGCCAAGGCGTTCCAGAAATTCTTCACCGACAAGTTTCCCAAGGTGAAGTTCGAGGATTTCGTCAACGGCCCCTATTCGATGAACGAGGACCTGCACCGGCAGTGGCAGGAGAAGGAGCAATTCCCTCCTTACGAATTCTCGCTCGAGATGGGCAAGGAAATGTTCTCCAAGCCGTTCAAGAACGGCAAGAGCTACGAAGATTGCTTCCCCAACAAGGGCATCGGCATCCGCCAGAACTATCCTTACTTCGATGAGAAGGAAGGCAAGGTCATCACGCTGGAGCTCGCACTGAACCGCTGCCGCGAGGCCAATGGCGAACCGCCGTACTCCTATGTGAAGGACGAAATGGCAGCGCTGACCGCCTATATGGCCTTCACTTCGCGCGGCAAGCCGATGGACATCAAGATCCCGAACGATCCCCGCGCGCTCGCGGCCTACGAGAACGGCAAGGAATATTTCTACACGCGACGCGGCCAGCTAAACTTCTCTTGCGCCACCTGCCACGTGCAGAGCCCGGGCGAGCGCATCCGCGCCGAAATCCTGGCGCCTGCGCTTGGCATCGTCAACGCGATGCCGATCTACCGTTCGGAATGGAGCGGCATGGGCACCACCAGCCGCCGCTTCACCACCTGCAACAGCCAGATCCGCGGCGTGCCGCTGAGCCCGCAGGATGATGAATACCGCAACGTCGAATACTACCTGTCCTATGTCAGCAACGGGCTGCCGATTTCAGGCCCGGGAGCGCGGCCATGA
- the soxZ gene encoding thiosulfate oxidation carrier complex protein SoxZ: MASTIRVRATSSGETTEVQALIQHPMDSGFVKDAKGEIIPPHFIQQLTFEYEGKNVFTADWGGGVSKDPYVKFAFKGGKKGDELKISWVDNKGATDTTTAKIQ; the protein is encoded by the coding sequence ATGGCATCGACCATTCGCGTGCGCGCCACTTCGAGCGGCGAGACCACCGAGGTGCAGGCGCTGATCCAGCATCCGATGGATTCCGGCTTCGTCAAGGACGCCAAGGGCGAGATCATTCCGCCGCATTTCATCCAGCAACTGACTTTCGAGTATGAAGGCAAGAACGTGTTCACCGCCGACTGGGGCGGCGGCGTGTCCAAGGATCCCTACGTCAAGTTCGCCTTCAAGGGCGGCAAGAAGGGCGACGAGTTGAAGATCAGCTGGGTCGACAACAAGGGCGCGACCGACACCACCACGGCGAAGATCCAATGA
- the soxY gene encoding thiosulfate oxidation carrier protein SoxY yields MTDVGFSATRRLLLQGAGAVALVGLGNLPFGLTPALAAANDKYPEEAFKAKSEADAIKALYGKTAEPSDKVKMDAPEIAENGAVVPISVTTTLPDVTSISFLVSENPVALVASYKIPAGTLPNVANRIKMARTSNVIVVVEAGGKLYSANKEVKVTVGGCGG; encoded by the coding sequence ATGACTGACGTCGGATTTTCGGCCACGCGGCGACTGCTCCTGCAGGGTGCAGGCGCAGTCGCGCTCGTCGGACTCGGTAATCTTCCCTTTGGCCTGACACCGGCGCTTGCCGCAGCCAACGACAAATATCCGGAAGAGGCGTTCAAGGCCAAGAGCGAAGCCGACGCGATCAAGGCGCTCTACGGCAAGACGGCGGAGCCTTCGGACAAGGTCAAGATGGACGCGCCCGAAATCGCGGAGAACGGCGCCGTGGTTCCGATATCGGTGACGACGACGCTGCCGGACGTGACCTCAATCTCGTTCCTGGTCAGCGAAAATCCGGTCGCGCTGGTGGCGTCCTACAAGATTCCGGCCGGCACGCTTCCAAACGTCGCCAACCGCATCAAGATGGCGCGAACCAGCAACGTGATCGTGGTCGTGGAAGCCGGCGGCAAGCTCTACAGCGCCAACAAGGAAGTCAAGGTCACCGTCGGCGGTTGCGGCGGCTAA
- the soxX gene encoding sulfur oxidation c-type cytochrome SoxX, with protein sequence MALVIGALLSAGTAHAQSAAAEGQKLAFDRSKGNCLTCHVIKGGNLPGSIGPELIDIKSKYPNRADLVAIVHDETERNPLTVMPPFGRNRILTPKEIEAVVDFLQTL encoded by the coding sequence CTGGCGCTGGTGATCGGCGCTTTGCTGTCGGCAGGCACGGCGCATGCGCAGTCCGCCGCGGCCGAAGGCCAGAAGCTCGCCTTCGATCGTAGCAAGGGCAATTGCCTGACCTGCCACGTCATCAAGGGCGGCAACCTTCCAGGCTCGATCGGACCGGAACTGATCGACATCAAGAGCAAGTATCCCAATCGCGCAGACCTCGTCGCGATCGTTCACGATGAAACCGAGCGCAATCCCCTGACCGTGATGCCGCCATTCGGACGAAACCGGATTCTGACTCCAAAGGAAATCGAAGCGGTCGTTGATTTCCTGCAAACGCTGTGA
- a CDS encoding cytochrome c: MFSSRKICLVIVAILLAAGGLAGAAEPGSFGYGRVASPAQIAGWDIDVRGEDGAGLPPGKGTVDRGADVYAEQCAACHGTFGEGEGRFPKLVGGVGSLRDERPEPTVGSYWPFAPTLWDYINRAMPMSAPHTLSADDVYALTAYILSLNDLVPNEFVADRNSLPKVKMRNRDNFIWTDPRPDTMAKPCMNNCVNAADVRLSSTAEGRDLTPRTTGPLDTMQSK; this comes from the coding sequence ATGTTCAGCTCGCGTAAGATTTGCCTGGTGATCGTGGCCATCTTGCTGGCGGCTGGAGGCCTCGCCGGCGCGGCAGAGCCCGGCTCGTTCGGTTACGGCCGCGTGGCGAGCCCGGCGCAGATCGCCGGATGGGACATCGACGTGCGCGGCGAGGACGGCGCAGGCCTGCCACCGGGCAAGGGCACGGTTGACCGGGGCGCCGACGTCTATGCCGAACAATGCGCCGCCTGTCATGGAACCTTCGGCGAAGGCGAAGGCCGCTTCCCCAAGCTGGTGGGCGGCGTCGGATCGCTCCGGGACGAGCGCCCGGAGCCGACGGTCGGCAGCTACTGGCCGTTCGCCCCGACCCTATGGGACTATATTAACCGCGCCATGCCGATGTCCGCGCCGCACACATTGTCAGCAGATGACGTTTATGCTTTGACCGCCTATATTCTGAGCCTGAACGACCTCGTTCCCAATGAATTCGTTGCCGATCGCAACAGCTTGCCGAAAGTCAAAATGCGCAATCGCGACAATTTCATCTGGACCGACCCGCGCCCCGATACGATGGCCAAGCCCTGCATGAATAATTGCGTCAACGCCGCCGATGTCAGGCTATCGTCGACGGCGGAAGGCAGAGACCTGACGCCACGCACGACCGGGCCGCTCGACACGATGCAATCGAAATAG
- the soxC gene encoding sulfite dehydrogenase, with the protein MRPDPLRSKAVLSDLAGADAPLGRRRVLGLGAALAGSLAFGSKPATAGPAQASPPADAPWSQSIGAGVVDRPYGRPADTEASVIRRNVPWLTASAESSVSFSPLQDLHGIITPNGLFFERHHAGRPDIDPAQHKLMIHGLVERPLLLTMKDILRFPQITRIHFIECPANGGMNWRAAQMNSLQFSHGMVSCAEWTGVRLSTLLEEVGVKKEAKWAMVEGADGAHMNRSLPLDKCLDDCLVVYAQNGEALRPEQGYPLRLVVPGWEGNVNIKWLRRIKLGDKPWHSREETSKYTDLMPDGTSRGFTWLIDAKSVITFPCPEKPLDGPGLYEIRGLAWTGSGKIRRVDVSMDGGVNWQTARLHEPVLSKALTKFTLPWRWDGRPALVASRVIDETGYVQPTIAELRKQRGSNSIYHNNSIQTWQVKSDGSVFNVQLA; encoded by the coding sequence GTGCGGCCTGACCCGTTACGCAGCAAGGCTGTTCTCTCCGATCTTGCCGGCGCGGACGCGCCTTTGGGGCGACGCCGCGTTCTTGGCCTCGGCGCAGCGCTGGCCGGCAGCCTCGCCTTCGGCAGCAAACCCGCGACCGCCGGCCCCGCGCAGGCGTCTCCTCCCGCGGACGCTCCGTGGTCGCAATCGATCGGCGCTGGCGTGGTCGATCGGCCCTATGGCCGGCCTGCGGATACCGAAGCCTCCGTCATCCGGCGCAACGTTCCCTGGCTCACTGCCAGCGCGGAATCGTCCGTAAGCTTTTCGCCGCTGCAGGACCTGCACGGCATCATCACACCCAATGGATTGTTCTTCGAGCGCCACCATGCGGGACGGCCCGACATCGATCCGGCGCAGCACAAACTGATGATCCACGGGCTGGTCGAGCGCCCGCTGCTGCTCACCATGAAGGACATCCTGCGCTTCCCGCAGATCACGCGCATCCATTTCATCGAATGCCCGGCCAATGGCGGCATGAACTGGCGCGCCGCGCAGATGAACTCGCTGCAGTTCAGCCACGGCATGGTCAGTTGCGCCGAATGGACCGGCGTAAGACTGTCGACGCTGCTGGAAGAGGTCGGCGTCAAAAAGGAAGCGAAGTGGGCGATGGTCGAAGGCGCCGATGGCGCGCATATGAACCGCAGCCTGCCGCTCGACAAATGTCTCGACGATTGTCTCGTGGTCTACGCGCAGAACGGCGAGGCGCTGCGGCCCGAACAGGGCTATCCGCTGCGGCTGGTGGTGCCGGGCTGGGAAGGCAATGTCAACATCAAGTGGCTGCGCCGGATCAAGCTCGGCGACAAACCCTGGCATTCCCGCGAGGAAACCTCGAAATACACCGACCTGATGCCGGACGGCACCTCGCGCGGCTTCACCTGGCTGATCGACGCCAAATCCGTCATCACCTTTCCCTGCCCGGAAAAGCCGCTCGATGGGCCCGGCCTCTATGAAATCAGGGGACTGGCATGGACCGGCAGCGGCAAGATCAGGCGTGTCGACGTTTCCATGGATGGCGGCGTCAACTGGCAAACCGCGCGGCTGCATGAGCCGGTGCTGTCGAAGGCGCTGACGAAATTCACCCTGCCCTGGCGCTGGGACGGCCGCCCGGCGCTGGTCGCATCCCGCGTCATCGACGAGACCGGTTATGTGCAGCCGACGATTGCGGAGCTGCGAAAGCAGCGCGGCTCGAACTCGATCTATCACAACAATTCAATCCAGACCTGGCAGGTCAAATCAGACGGAAGCGTCTTCAATGTTCAGCTCGCGTAA
- a CDS encoding metalloregulator ArsR/SmtB family transcription factor — MRAAAATAQEPQSAPGADDAAALKQLAKQAGEATQLLKMLANEKRLLILCFLAVRGEMTVGELVGIVKLSQSALSQHLAKLRADGLVEFRRTSQTLHYRVADERALRLLQVLKEMYCGELK; from the coding sequence ATGAGAGCAGCCGCGGCGACAGCCCAAGAGCCACAATCGGCCCCCGGCGCCGACGATGCGGCGGCGCTGAAGCAGCTGGCGAAGCAGGCCGGCGAAGCTACCCAACTCCTGAAAATGCTCGCCAACGAAAAGCGCTTGCTGATCCTCTGCTTTCTCGCCGTGCGCGGCGAGATGACGGTCGGGGAACTGGTCGGCATCGTCAAGCTGAGCCAGTCCGCATTGTCGCAACATTTGGCGAAATTGCGCGCCGACGGCCTGGTCGAATTCCGGCGGACGTCGCAGACGCTGCACTATCGCGTGGCCGATGAGCGTGCTTTGCGCCTGCTGCAGGTGCTGAAGGAAATGTATTGCGGCGAATTGAAGTGA
- a CDS encoding DUF938 domain-containing protein, protein MAEYVVEFGKDGRPVEPDGRLDAAAFHRNHAPIWAVLQKFLAGKSGDVLEAGSGTGQHVVHFAKHTPDIIWWPSDLNERHLKSIEAWRAYAGMPNIRPPLRIDLTDPAWSSAMQDGGGPAELLAVFCANVIHIAPWRVAEGLFAGVGRYLRADGRLFLYGPFKRDGKHTAMSNAVFDTSLREQDAEWGVRDIADLEKLAAAAGLALIETVPMPANNLILVYGRSAASA, encoded by the coding sequence GTGGCGGAATATGTGGTGGAATTCGGCAAGGATGGACGGCCGGTCGAACCCGACGGCCGGCTCGATGCGGCGGCGTTTCATCGCAACCATGCGCCGATCTGGGCGGTGCTGCAAAAATTCCTCGCCGGCAAATCTGGTGACGTGCTGGAGGCCGGCAGCGGCACCGGCCAGCATGTCGTGCACTTTGCAAAACATACTCCTGATATCATCTGGTGGCCGAGCGATCTCAACGAGCGGCACCTGAAGAGTATCGAAGCGTGGCGCGCTTATGCCGGCATGCCGAACATCCGTCCGCCGCTGCGGATCGATCTCACCGATCCCGCATGGTCTTCGGCCATGCAAGACGGCGGCGGTCCGGCGGAATTGCTGGCGGTGTTCTGCGCCAATGTGATCCACATAGCTCCATGGCGCGTCGCCGAGGGCCTGTTCGCCGGCGTGGGGCGATATCTGCGCGCTGACGGCCGGTTATTTCTTTACGGTCCTTTCAAGCGCGACGGCAAGCACACCGCGATGAGCAACGCCGTGTTCGACACCAGCCTGCGCGAGCAGGATGCCGAATGGGGCGTGCGCGACATCGCCGATCTCGAGAAGCTTGCGGCGGCAGCGGGTCTTGCCCTGATCGAAACCGTGCCAATGCCCGCCAACAACCTGATCTTGGTCTACGGGCGATCGGCCGCATCGGCGTAG
- a CDS encoding protein-L-isoaspartate O-methyltransferase family protein gives MDTQAELRIVRAAYAKQVLAAASVDDARLAQAFAVIPREDFLGPGPWLVRRWLRDYVSTPDADPVYLYTDDLVALVPERRVNNGQPSLHAHLIHQALPAVGGHVVHVGTGTGYYTAILAHLVGPSGRVTGIEYDGSLAARARASLAPYANVAVIEGDGTQVPFDAADVIYVNAGCTQPAARWLDGLADGGRLIMPMTSDQGFGGIAPERLASAGAVFRIERRAANYLAQWISPVAIFPCAGGRDEASERALAEAFARGGWQKVTRLYRDQDVPDERCWLRGSEWCLAYH, from the coding sequence ATGGACACGCAAGCCGAACTCCGCATCGTTCGTGCGGCATACGCCAAGCAGGTACTTGCCGCCGCAAGCGTCGACGATGCGCGCCTTGCCCAAGCGTTTGCTGTCATCCCCCGCGAGGATTTTCTCGGCCCAGGTCCGTGGCTGGTGCGACGATGGCTGCGCGACTATGTGTCGACACCCGACGCCGACCCCGTCTATCTCTATACCGACGATCTGGTCGCGCTGGTGCCCGAGCGCCGCGTCAACAACGGGCAACCGTCGTTGCATGCCCATCTCATCCATCAGGCATTACCCGCGGTCGGCGGGCACGTGGTGCATGTTGGCACTGGTACGGGTTATTACACCGCCATCCTCGCGCATCTCGTCGGGCCGTCAGGGCGGGTAACGGGAATCGAATATGATGGGAGCCTCGCCGCGCGTGCCAGAGCCAGCCTGGCGCCCTATGCGAATGTCGCGGTGATTGAAGGCGACGGCACGCAGGTGCCGTTCGATGCCGCCGATGTCATCTATGTCAACGCCGGCTGCACCCAGCCAGCGGCACGCTGGCTCGATGGCCTTGCCGATGGCGGCCGCCTCATCATGCCGATGACGTCGGATCAGGGATTTGGCGGCATAGCGCCGGAGCGCTTGGCGAGCGCCGGCGCAGTGTTCCGAATTGAGCGAAGAGCCGCGAACTATTTGGCACAATGGATTTCGCCAGTTGCGATATTCCCCTGCGCCGGCGGCCGCGACGAGGCGTCCGAACGAGCGCTTGCTGAAGCCTTCGCCCGTGGCGGCTGGCAAAAGGTCACACGACTGTACCGGGACCAGGACGTTCCTGACGAGCGCTGCTGGCTTCGCGGATCAGAGTGGTGCCTCGCCTATCACTGA
- a CDS encoding type II toxin-antitoxin system HicB family antitoxin — protein MKKRLYPAVLERGPRGALGAWFPDFPGCVAGGRSQEEAIEKAEGALARAVDGMAEQGRPLPAPTPIAQIALPKGADVVAYFIVGVDPPDPSERVNVYLPKSLITRIDKRATELGMSRSSFFGFAATIALDWNPGFPHAGAADPRSKVHKTGAVRAQRRPGKRRP, from the coding sequence TTGAAAAAGCGGCTCTATCCGGCCGTGCTGGAGCGCGGTCCGCGCGGTGCGCTCGGCGCATGGTTTCCCGATTTTCCGGGCTGCGTGGCCGGCGGGCGGTCGCAGGAAGAGGCGATCGAGAAAGCGGAGGGTGCGCTGGCGCGAGCGGTGGACGGCATGGCAGAGCAGGGCAGGCCGCTGCCGGCGCCGACGCCGATCGCGCAGATCGCGTTGCCCAAGGGCGCCGACGTCGTCGCCTATTTCATCGTCGGGGTCGATCCGCCCGATCCGTCCGAGCGGGTGAACGTCTATTTGCCGAAGAGCCTGATTACGCGGATCGACAAGCGCGCCACGGAGCTTGGCATGAGCCGCTCCAGCTTCTTCGGCTTCGCAGCTACGATCGCGCTTGATTGGAATCCGGGTTTCCCGCACGCCGGCGCGGCGGATCCTCGCTCAAAGGTCCACAAGACCGGTGCGGTGCGAGCCCAAAGGAGACCAGGCAAGAGGCGGCCGTAA